Within Primulina tabacum isolate GXHZ01 chromosome 5, ASM2559414v2, whole genome shotgun sequence, the genomic segment TGAAAACATATTATGTCTTTGATCGAtccatgtttttatttaaaaattggtGCAATTTACGGGTTTCTAAAGCAAGTTGATTCGATCGTTTCACGTGATGAAACAATTTTAATAGTTGACTGTTAATGCATCGATCTCCATTATACCGTTGCCATCTATGACTTCACGGAAagattatttgatatttatataagaaataaataataataaaaataattgtgcAATATAAACGTTGTCTGAGTGGCATGAGTGCCCCTGCAAGTGAAGCGTGGCCCCACACATGTGTTTTATATTTATGCATTTCTAAATGAACCTTTAACTTATCATGGCATTTCAAATTGCATTTTTCTATATAGCCATGTATGTACGTGTGCTGTGAGTTACCAAATCCTTTGTGAAGACCTCTTATTTGTAGCCCTATCACAAATAAGATTTAAATGACATTTTTATGGTAGAAAGTAAAATGATTTCTAATTCTTTTCGAGGTTACTGAACCAAATAACCATGTTACTGATACTTGTGGATATAAGTATGGCTACCTTTAGTGTTCTATAGTTTATTGCGTGAACCAGTTCACTTTTGTGGATACCGTTGaatatgtgtgtgtgcatgtgtatatatctatatatgtaGCCTTGCATGGTTTCTTGAAGAAAAAGTGGAAGAAagaattttcttttgaaaataatgGTTGCACGTATCTGGGTTCATGAGTAGGGATgtgaaaattttaagaaaatggAAGTACGTGAGTTCTTGAAGAGGAGTgaaggaaagaagaaaaattttaaaaaagaaattgGTTGAACGTGCGCTTTTAAGTTTCAAGCAAGGGGATCTTCGTTTCTTTTCAGCCTCGAGTTCATAAattatttactaatttttttaaagttttggaCGTGCTGCTTTGCCACCATTATGGGCTTTGGGTGTCGGCTTTCGGGTCGGTGCTGCTTTGCCACCATTACGGGCTTTGGGCATTGGCTTTCACGTCAGTGCTACTCTGCCAAACCTGGACTGGAGGAAATTTTGAGCCACACTTcataaaatttgtttttttttaggATTTTAATTTGAGGATATGAGTTTGAGGAGGCTTTAAGGAAAAATGTTGATTGTTCGGCTGTAATAttggtttataaaaaatatgaGGTGAAAAAAAGAGGGTATTTTCATATGTTAAAGCCttaggaaaaatatttaatgcatgtctgattttattatatgataCTTGTTATTTCCGGAAGGACTTTCTGAGCCCTTAGGCTCACTAGTTTTCGTCGATGCAGTTGAGGATGACTGAGTTGGTGCTGGCTGGCAAGGATTGGCGATTCATGGTAGAAGGCACTAATCCGAGCCATTCTAGTATTTCcgcattaaataaatttaactttatgaatttttaaattttcgaaaatattgtttttaagtTAAAGAATATTTTAGTATGGGATGGAGATGTCAGATGGTTAACCGCTTAggtatttgtttttattatttgaaatgacgacaatggaaaattttattttatggtTTAGGAGGTTATTTTATATCCTAAAGATTACGAAGTTTTGTATTGCTAGTTTTACTTagcattttcaaaaaaaaaaaaaaaacacatcgGGACGTTTCAAAAATGATCCCCAATCATATGAACTTATCTTGGTTATATCTCAACCCTAAATTACCAGGCGTAATAGAAATTGCATCCATAAGGAGAATGGTTGGTAATTATATCTATTTACTACAGGAACCAATTCACAAAGAACTGAGAGACTTTAAACTGACCATAGTTAATCATACCAACATTCATGTCTCCATTACCAGAGATAAAGATCAGTTCGAGTAATACTTATTTATTAGAAGAAACACAGAGCAATTCAAGACATTGATTAAGATAAGAAATGTCTCAAAATTGAAAAAGACTGCAGATAATTACCTCCTTTTTCCCTACGAAAACCAGGAACTGGTGGTGCTGTGCGAGCTAAATTTCTAAGAACTTTTTCAAACACTATATCTGTCTCCTTTCCTGTCAAATCAACCCTCACCTGACCACCAAACATTTTGTAAAGAATCGgtgcaaaattgatattttcaaTAGAGAAACATAACAGAAAACGAGGCAAAAAAACTCACATTTGAAGGTGAATCTTCAAAATTAAAACGCATGGATACCTCAAACTATACAAGTATTTTCTAGGTAGGGTTTCATTTTCCCAATCCCACATTCAGGAATTAAGTTTCTAACAAAATGTaagcttttaaaattttatcacaAACAAAGAATGTGATAAGAAAAAGAGTCTCAACCATCAATGGACATTTTTTGTGCATATATGCTACTACAAATGCTTTCGAGAATTTATTCAGCatcaaaatttcagaattgtGGGATTACACCCTCCCCCACCCCCCAATTATTCGCTGGTAGATTAAGACTCATATTCTCAGTGAAAAGTTAAGTCTTCTTCAGTAGGCAAAGCTGATGTTGAAATTATAGTACTCAGTGAAACTTAAGTATCTATTTGCACAAACATGAAAATTTGAACAGAAGTTAAAAGGCGAGGAACCAGAAAGACAAATTCATTCTCACCTGCATCTTATTTTCATCTTTAGACTCCACAGTTATCTCGGCATTTTTTATTCTCACGTCATTGTTGGAAGGATCTGTAATTGTTGCCTCTAATCCTGTATCTGTGCACATAATTATTCTCAAACAAGGAAAAACTAGAAGTTGCTTGTATCTCTAAGTGAGCTGTTGATATTACCGGAGCCGACAGCAGATAATGGCTTCATATATCGCACATCTAACTTTGTGGACCTGCAGAAAATTAGTGACCTGAAACTTGATAGTGCAGAATCAGTAAAGCATGGGTACATCCTCTTGGTGTAGTAAGAAGTGTATTAAAACAAGGTGAACTAAGTCACTTCTGAAAAagtaacaaaatattaaaaaactgAAGAAATGAGACCGAGTAACAGAAATAACATCATTCACGATGCACTAGTATGTGCTATCAAGCCGTAAAGTTACAGATGTAATATTCCATTCTGTTACAAAGTTTATAAAGGATTTTTGTTCTCTAGCCGAGACTGATCAATAGAAAGTTTCCCAATTCAAATTATTCCTGCTATAAATGGTTTTTAATACCCAAGGGTAGAGAGGTAAGAAAATAATAcgtatatatacaataaatatagGCGAAGCATACTAAGCAGTGCAAGACTGTCTTGTCTCAAAGTCCACCATTAATATTGCTCTGGATGGTATAGGACATGTAATGGACAGTGCATGTAAGTTCCTCCAAAGGAGCAAACAGCACAGAGGAAACAGATTTATTAGAAAATGAAGCTAATTTGGTTTTAAAAaagcaaaaaaattaaaataatttttcaaccTTTAACTATTTGCCTATTTAATCTTTAAGGATTGTTTCATAACAATGATTTGATGGATGCGATCTCAAGTATTATATTCCAACAATAATTTGTTAGACGGGACTTCTAAAGATCTTGATTTGGTCGAATCAAACCACCGTATACAACATACACAAATTCAAGCATTAattcataattggataaaacgCACCATAGTAATGTATATAAATCGCCTAATTCTCAAAAAATTAGCAAGTTATCTACCTTGGGCATGTTGTTTTGCTCCCCGGATAATATTTTCTAGGGTTGTACACCACCACTGATTTTAACATCCTTCCAAAAGCCAGCAACATTCTATGGCCATGATAAAGCATGAAATGAGCCACACCAACATTCAGAATAACCAAActagatttttcaaaagtacTGAAAAAGGGCATGATAAAATATCAGAGCTTCATGTGCAGGGCAGCAGGGGtattcttctttttttaaaCTGTCTTCATGGTATATTTTTCATAATCAGGATCGGAGCCACCTCATCAAAATGTTCCAATGCCACAGAGTATGCCCACCAACCTCATTGGAGAAATTTCACACTTTAGTATATTCGGACCAAATTATTCTCTCTCTGTGCACTTGGACTGTTCAATTTTCATTTATCATGCTAAATACAATATTAAGTTTGTCATGATTTCGTTGTATTAACATTTACAAGTCACAGATGGCGATAAAACCAAGCATTGCAAACCGCATGGTAAAATCTTTAAATCCAAACACAGCTTTATGGTCTCAAACTCTTGGATTTctgaaaaaaaaacataaaagtaCGACTGGTATTCTATTCTATGAAGTTTATAGAAAAGAAAACATGACAATCCAGAGTCTACACCCTGTTCAAATTCAAAAGACAccaaaaatatatgaaattgaaCATTGTATAGCACCTGAATCAACCGAAGTCCATAGAGACGCCGGAAATTTAAGCATTTCTCTCTTTGAATTATTAAACAATGTTAAAGCGATGAACATCGGAAATAAAAAGGTAGAAAAGTGTTACTCGATGAGATTGCTCGGGGAATGATGACGTCAGCGGCGTCGCCATTGCCATTGATCTGTATTTGTGAAGAGGAATGAGTATTCAATCCATCTGACcctaatttaataaaaaaaaattatttattttttgtaaattttatattCCTGTGTTTTGATGTTACACAACATAGGATAAAAGTTATTTGAATAAATTATTGcgttataattatatattta encodes:
- the LOC142547516 gene encoding uncharacterized protein LOC142547516 isoform X5; this encodes MLLAFGRMLKSVVVYNPRKYYPGSKTTCPRSTKLDVRYMKPLSAVGSDTGLEATITDPSNNDVRIKNAEITVESKDENKMQVRVDLTGKETDIVFEKVLRNLARTAPPVPGFRREKGGKTSKVPRDFLLQILGEDRVTKFVIQEIITSTLADYVKKENLTVKDNKINTIQTAEELKAVFIPGDNFGFNATLELENSAESLAEVELSV
- the LOC142547516 gene encoding uncharacterized protein LOC142547516 isoform X6; its protein translation is MLLAFGRMLKSVVVYNPRKYYPGSKTTCPRSTKLDVRYMKPLSAVGSGLEATITDPSNNDVRIKNAEITVESKDENKMQVRVDLTGKETDIVFEKVLRNLARTAPPVPGFRREKGGKTSKVPRDFLLQILGEDRVTKFVIQEIITSTLADYVKKENLTVKDNKINTIQTAEELKAVFIPGDNFGFNATLELENSAESLAEVELSV
- the LOC142547516 gene encoding uncharacterized protein LOC142547516 isoform X4, translating into MLLAFGRMLKSVVVYNPRKYYPGSKTTCPRSLIFCRSTKLDVRYMKPLSAVGSGLEATITDPSNNDVRIKNAEITVESKDENKMQVRVDLTGKETDIVFEKVLRNLARTAPPVPGFRREKGGKTSKVPRDFLLQILGEDRVTKFVIQEIITSTLADYVKKENLTVKDNKINTIQTAEELKAVFIPGDNFGFNATLELENSAESLAEVELSV
- the LOC142547516 gene encoding uncharacterized protein LOC142547516 isoform X2; this translates as MLLAFGRMLKSVVVYNPRKYYPGSKTTCPRSLIFCRSTKLDVRYMKPLSAVGSDTGLEATITDPSNNDVRIKNAEITVESKDENKMQVRVDLTGKETDIVFEKVLRNLARTAPPVPGFRREKGGKTSKVPRDFLLQILGEDRVTKFVIQEIITSTLADYVKKENLTVKDNKINTIQTAEELKAVFIPGDNFGFNATLELENSAESLAEVELSV
- the LOC142547516 gene encoding uncharacterized protein LOC142547516 isoform X1 gives rise to the protein MLLAFGRMLKSVVVYNPRKYYPGSKTTCPSFRSLIFCRSTKLDVRYMKPLSAVGSDTGLEATITDPSNNDVRIKNAEITVESKDENKMQVRVDLTGKETDIVFEKVLRNLARTAPPVPGFRREKGGKTSKVPRDFLLQILGEDRVTKFVIQEIITSTLADYVKKENLTVKDNKINTIQTAEELKAVFIPGDNFGFNATLELENSAESLAEVELSV
- the LOC142547516 gene encoding uncharacterized protein LOC142547516 isoform X3, with the protein product MLLAFGRMLKSVVVYNPRKYYPGSKTTCPSFRSLIFCRSTKLDVRYMKPLSAVGSGLEATITDPSNNDVRIKNAEITVESKDENKMQVRVDLTGKETDIVFEKVLRNLARTAPPVPGFRREKGGKTSKVPRDFLLQILGEDRVTKFVIQEIITSTLADYVKKENLTVKDNKINTIQTAEELKAVFIPGDNFGFNATLELENSAESLAEVELSV